Part of the Armatimonadota bacterium genome is shown below.
CAAGGGCCTCACCGATTGATGCCGGTCAACCTCGTCGTGTTTGACCTTGGCGGGGTGATGATCCGGATCCGCCACCGGTGGTCGGAAGTTTTGGAGGAACTCTGTTTGCCGGTTCCGGAAGGATTCGACCAAGACCGCCTGGCCGAGCACCGGTTGCTGACGGCCTTCCAGGAGGGCCTGTTGGGAGAAAACGATTTTCTGGTGGCGTTGGCGGGGGAGTTCGGTCTGACCATCAGCCAGGCAGAGCAAGCTCACGGCTATATCCTCGACCGGGAATACGAAGGTGCCCTGGAATTGGTCCGCGATATCAAGTCGAGCGGGATCCAGGTGTATTGCCTTAGCAACACGAATGCCCTGCATTACCGGGAGTTTTTCTCGGGCCGTTTCCCAGTTTGTGAAGCCTTCGACACGCTTTTGGCCAGCCACCGGCTAGGGATGGGGAAGCCGGATCCCCGGATCTACCGCCACGTCGAAGAGGTTTCGGGCTTCAAGGGCGGGGAAATCGCCTTCTTTGATGATGCCGAGAAAAACGTAACCGCCGCCCGGGCCGTGGGTTGGCATGCCGAAACGGTGGATCCCGCTGGCGACCCTCCAGGTTTTATTCGGCAATCACTGGCGGCTCTTGGCCCGCTTGAACGTTGAAGACGAAGACGATCGACCAGGCTGCTTCGCACAGCATGGCAACCGGGAACTGCAAGGGGAGCGGCAGGCTGTAGACCGCGGTCAAAACCGGGGTCCAAAACGCCCAGCACAAAACGACCCCCGGCAACACCTGGCCGGCATAAAAGCCTGGGGACAGGATCCGTTTCGTTAGTCCGGGTTCTGCGCGGTGCCCCCACCAATAGAGCATCGCCGTGGCAAGCGGAATGCTCAGGAACGGGCTGAAAACCAACATGTCGATTGCGACCTTCGCCACGGTTGCCCCTGGCGAGCGGTTCCCTTGGAATGCGGCATCGAGGATGAGGTAGAGACCGAAAACCAAGCCGCCGACGACGGCATAGACAAGCCCGGTGAAGCAAACTGACCCTGCCCAGCCCGGCTCCCTGAACCGCGATTGACCGGTGAGAGCTTTTGCGATTTCGGGCACGACGCTCCCGGCGAGGAACCCCATGGCAAATACCGCAGCCAAACCGCCGGCTTCACGGAACTCGCCAAGCGTCACCAAGGCGGATCGGACTTGAGCGGAGCAAAAGTACCCGGCCGTCACGGCGGCAGCCCCCGCCTGCACCACAACCATCGGCAGCCATGTGGCCCTGACCGATTCCCATCCTTGGCCGATCGCGCGGCTCCAGTGGCGATCCCGGCCGATCATTCTGGCGGGGCGTGGGATTCGGGTCGGTGGACCAAGAAGACGAACAGCAGGCTCCAGGCGGCCTGGCAAAACGAGCTCACCACAAACTGGAGCCGCTCGGGCAAAAAGTACATGGCAAAGGTAATTGGCCCCCAGTACGACCAGCACATCACCAAGGCGGGCAAGACATTTTCTCGGTACCCGGACAGTGAGGCGACCGAGCGCCACGCCTTGAAGTCGAACTTGTCTTTCCTCCACCGGAACAGCCCAACCGCCAATGGGATGCTGACGAACGGACTAAATATTAGTTGGTCAACAAGGACTTTCTTGACCACCATCCCCAATGTCCCCGAATCACCGAAAAGCACAACCTGAAGTTTGAAAAAGGCGACCACAAGGAACGTGACAAGCATATAAACCGACCCCGTGTAAAGAGTCGAGTTGACCCAATCCCGGTCGGTTTTGCCGATTTTGCCCACGAGGGCTTTAGCGATTTCGGGCAAGATCCCGCCCGCAAAGAATCCGACGGCCAACACCAAAGGCACGCCGCCCCGGTCTTTGTATTCGGCTACGCGTTCCATCACCTGTTGAAATCCAGGATTGAGGAAATATCCGGCAACGGTCAGAACCAGGGCGGACTGGACGATCAGCATCGGCCGCCACATTGCCTGGAGGGATTCCAGGCCAGGTCGGAAATACCGGGAGATCCCGCCTGACACCGCCATCCCGCAGAGTTTGGCACCTGGCTTGCAACCGACTGGGCCAGCAGAAAGCAATAATGCCAACCGGTCGACACCCGGACAAATTGCCAGGAACATTAAGAAAACTTAACAAGTCTCAAGGCATATCGGCTAATATTGGGGACTGTGTCCGGGCCACGAAGCCCGGCGTTTCCCAGGAGACGATCAAACCCACATGAAAACCCGTGCTTTCACCCTTATCGAACTGCTGGTCGTGATCGCGATTATCGCGATCTTGGCCGCCATCCTTTTCCCGGTTTTTGCCCAGGCTAAGGATGCAGCAAAGAAAACCCAGTCCATCAGCAACCTCAAGCAGGTTGGAACGGCGGTCGCCATCTATAACTCGGATTACGACGACATCATGCCCGCCAGCGCCTACTTCGTCGGCCTGGGAACCCTTAACCAAGTGTTCTCGGTTTACGATGCGCTTGACCCCTACATGAAGAACAAGCAGATTTTGGTCAGCCCTGCCGACGGCCAAGGCCAAAGCTGGAAGGATCGTCTGAACGCCCTTGGCCTGAACACCATGCCCAACGGTGTGGAGCGCGCAAGCTATATCCCGAACCTCGGCCTGTTTGGCGAAAACCTTTGCGGATTCAAAACGGCCAAGACCCCGGTGACCAGCGCAACAGCCATGGAAACGGTTGCCGGCACGATCATGTTCTTTGACGGTTACATCCGCAAGTCGATCCCGACCCTGGACTTTTTCACGTTCATGGGAATGCCCCGACATGCTGACGGCTTGGTGATCAACTTTGCCGACACCCATAGCAAGTATTACAAGGCGACCGCAATCAACACGATCGCAGCGGACATCCCGACCCCGGCGGGCAGCCGCGCTCCGGTTTACTACAGCTGGCGGCGCGATGCCGTCAACTGCACCACCGGTGCTCTTTGCCGCACCGAAGGCCAGTTGCAAGCCGTTCCGATCTCGCCGGTCGGATTCACCCTGGATGGCGTGGTCGGCCCCTACAACGACCTGCACGGCATTCCGGGCAGCAACATCACCGATAGCGAAGACACCGCCGCCTGCCCGTAACCGGTCAGAAAACGGTAGGAATTCAGGGGCGGGCTGGTGGCAGCCCGCCCCTCATTTTTGGTAAGGTCCGTTTATGGCAGAACTTACGTATGACAAACTGTCGGCCGCCGGAATCGAGGCGGAACTCCCCTCGGTCCCTAATTGGACTATTGAAGAAGGGGAATTGACCCGCCGGTTTACATTTGAAACCTACAAAGATGGCCTTGTTTTCGCCGTGGCAGTCGGCTATGCCGCCGACGAACTGAACCACCACCCGGAATTGACGATCGGCATTGGCCATGTCCGGGTCAGCCTCGTCACTCATGAAGCCGGCGGCGGACTGACTGCTTACGATTTTGAATTCGCCCGACGGGTAGACCGTCTGGGACGCTGAGTCACCGGGCGAAGAGGATTGTCCAGTAGTGCTTCCTCTGGACTTGCCCGGGATCATCATCGATGTAGGTGTGCCCGACCCCGATGGTCTTGAGGTCAGGGTTCAGGATGTCCCGGGCGTAGTTCTTGATCAGCGACGCAGCTAGGGCGCGGGAATCCAGTGAATCGAACACCAATCCGACCGTCGCTTCGGGAGTGCCGTCCCGGGCCGCCAGACTGGTGACCGACAGGCCGATCCTTTCATCTCGGGTGTCGAAGAAATCGCCGTCGACCATGCTGACCGTCCAGGCTTGGGCGGTGCGAGCGAGCCCTGCGTCAAAGACAAGGTCTTTGAGCCCTTTGAGCTGCCGCTGGGCGTTAACCTCCTCCAAAACTTCCTTGGCCAAATTTTCAAGGTACTTGTCGTCAGGCCCCAGGAGGATGGTCCCGCCTGCAGGAGGTGGCGCAGGCTCGGCGAGCTGCCCAGCATCTGTGCGTTCATTAGGCGGGATCGGGGCGGTCATTTGGGCATTGAGGTTCCTGACCGCAAAAAGTTGCGTGAGTTCTTGGCCGTGCCCGGGCGGGGTCATCCGGGCGATAGAACTGATCCGATCCCCAACTACAACGTTATCCAGGGTGAGCCCATCGGGCATGCCAAAAACGCGGAAGAGCGACTTATCGTCCGCGATTAAAAATTCGCGCGTGGGTTTGGTCACGCTTGTTAGGCCCTTGCCATTGGTGTCGGTGGCCAAAAGGTCGACGACCAGTACCTTGCGGTCGCGGTCGATTTTGCGGATGACGCCGTCGTAGCGTGCGCTCCCCTTGGGGATTTCAAGATCCGGAGCAGGCGCAAAAACGACCGGTTGGGCAAGCCGTTTGGCCGCTTGCAGGGAAGGAAAAGCGTTGTAAACCGCCCCGGTGACTTGGTTCCACAGTTCAAAATGGACATGTGATCCGGTGCTTTCGGCGTTCCCTGAATCTCCGACCCAGCCGATGAGTTGCCCGGCGTTGACGCGGTCGCCGGATTTGAGTCCGGGGGCGAAGCAATATTCGGCTGTGCCCCGGGCGTCGTCTGTGCCTGGGGTGTCGTTATTCATGTGGTAGTACTCGGCCGTCCAGCCGTTATCGCCATAGATCGTGACCGTGTTTCCGGCATTGCCGAGCCCCACATTGAGTTCAACCACGCCGTCAAAGCAAGCGATGGCCGGGTTGAGCTTGGCGGACATGAGGTCTTGCCCATGGTGCCGCCGGGAGCCGCCGCCCCGTGACGCAAGGAAAGAATCGGAGTAGCTGACCTTGCCAGCGATGGGGAAAATGAGGGGCACGGTAACCCGGTCTTTGCAGACTTTGTCAGGCTCAATGGGGTTTTGACCGTCGGGGACGACGGCGGTCTGGCGGACGGCGTTCGGGTCGCTGGCCTGGATCAAAATCCGGTCGGCAAGAACGCGGCCTCCGTCCGTCCGGCCATACACAGCGAGCGGCGTCCCTGGTTTGACCTCTCGGAGTGAAACCCACCTCGCCGGGTTGTTTGCGTAATGGATCGGTGTCGAAGCATCGACGGCAAAGGTGTTTTGAGGCGGTGTCCCGTAATTCAGCTCTGTGCCATCGGGCTGGATGACCGACTCGGTTGTGGCAACAACGGTTTTTGCTGGGAAGTCGACGGCGGTGACGGTGGCGTTGTAGCGGATTGCCACTTGGGCCTTCGCCGCGCCACATGGAAGTCCAAGGGCAATTGCGGCAAGGAGCACGCTTGGGAATCTTTGGGACAGGTTCTTGACCGGCATCGCTTCCACCTTCAAAGACAGATTATGGATCCTGGGGGACCCGGCAATTTGTCTAGATTTTGCAGACGTATACACAATGTTAGAAATAGTAGACATATTAGTAGAATGTTTGATAGTGAATAACGAAAATGCGAAAAATTGTCAAAAAGTGTTGCTATTTCCCATAAAATCCCGTATAGTTCCAATCAATCCAGTTTCAACCCACGGATGGGGCGCAGTTGGAGGGATTTGGACAGGGGTGTCCGAAAAAGATGGGGTCGGCCCTAGGAAGAACAGCCGGCCCCAGCTTCATCAAAGAGGTTAGGCGAGGCGACTATGGCAGACGGCGTGGAATCAGCAACCCACTTGGCGGCCGTTCAGTCTTTGCTCTCTGGCCGGGATAAAACCACCCTCGACAAAAAGGGCCGGATGATGTTGCCCAAAACCGTCCGCGATGCGGTCGGGGTCAATTTTGTTTTACTGATCGGTCGCAAAGGGTGCCTTGAAGTTACCTCGAACCAGTATTACAACGAGCTGTGGGCCGAGATCAACCGCTATAGCAAGCACTCCGAGTACCGTCGCGACTACGCCCTCGAAGTGATGGGCAATGCTTTCCCCGGAGTTGAGGCAGAAGAGAGCGGGCGGTTCGTCGTTCCCCAGGCTATCGGCGACGAATGCAAGTTGACGCGGGGCGAAGCCGTGGTCGTCATCGGTGCGGGCGACGTGGCCGAGATTTGGTCGGAAAGCGAATACGCGGTTTACCA
Proteins encoded:
- a CDS encoding HAD-IA family hydrolase, which codes for MPVNLVVFDLGGVMIRIRHRWSEVLEELCLPVPEGFDQDRLAEHRLLTAFQEGLLGENDFLVALAGEFGLTISQAEQAHGYILDREYEGALELVRDIKSSGIQVYCLSNTNALHYREFFSGRFPVCEAFDTLLASHRLGMGKPDPRIYRHVEEVSGFKGGEIAFFDDAEKNVTAARAVGWHAETVDPAGDPPGFIRQSLAALGPLER
- a CDS encoding prepilin-type N-terminal cleavage/methylation domain-containing protein, producing the protein MKTRAFTLIELLVVIAIIAILAAILFPVFAQAKDAAKKTQSISNLKQVGTAVAIYNSDYDDIMPASAYFVGLGTLNQVFSVYDALDPYMKNKQILVSPADGQGQSWKDRLNALGLNTMPNGVERASYIPNLGLFGENLCGFKTAKTPVTSATAMETVAGTIMFFDGYIRKSIPTLDFFTFMGMPRHADGLVINFADTHSKYYKATAINTIAADIPTPAGSRAPVYYSWRRDAVNCTTGALCRTEGQLQAVPISPVGFTLDGVVGPYNDLHGIPGSNITDSEDTAACP
- a CDS encoding peptidoglycan DD-metalloendopeptidase family protein, which codes for MKVEAMPVKNLSQRFPSVLLAAIALGLPCGAAKAQVAIRYNATVTAVDFPAKTVVATTESVIQPDGTELNYGTPPQNTFAVDASTPIHYANNPARWVSLREVKPGTPLAVYGRTDGGRVLADRILIQASDPNAVRQTAVVPDGQNPIEPDKVCKDRVTVPLIFPIAGKVSYSDSFLASRGGGSRRHHGQDLMSAKLNPAIACFDGVVELNVGLGNAGNTVTIYGDNGWTAEYYHMNNDTPGTDDARGTAEYCFAPGLKSGDRVNAGQLIGWVGDSGNAESTGSHVHFELWNQVTGAVYNAFPSLQAAKRLAQPVVFAPAPDLEIPKGSARYDGVIRKIDRDRKVLVVDLLATDTNGKGLTSVTKPTREFLIADDKSLFRVFGMPDGLTLDNVVVGDRISSIARMTPPGHGQELTQLFAVRNLNAQMTAPIPPNERTDAGQLAEPAPPPAGGTILLGPDDKYLENLAKEVLEEVNAQRQLKGLKDLVFDAGLARTAQAWTVSMVDGDFFDTRDERIGLSVTSLAARDGTPEATVGLVFDSLDSRALAASLIKNYARDILNPDLKTIGVGHTYIDDDPGQVQRKHYWTILFAR
- a CDS encoding 4a-hydroxytetrahydrobiopterin dehydratase; the encoded protein is MAELTYDKLSAAGIEAELPSVPNWTIEEGELTRRFTFETYKDGLVFAVAVGYAADELNHHPELTIGIGHVRVSLVTHEAGGGLTAYDFEFARRVDRLGR